One Lentibacillus cibarius DNA window includes the following coding sequences:
- a CDS encoding cbb3-type cytochrome c oxidase subunit I, with the protein MAKPLKDVIRDDPKKIFGLNTADANISKAYLSTAFITLLIGGILGLLQGLQRAGLMELPAFLNYYQVLTAHGILLILIFTAAFTIGYLYAGFSHTIGGLLPKVRKMAWTGFGLILVGVVLVVATILFNEASVLYTFYPPMAASPVFYIGLVFVVLGIWSNCFGVFINYNHWRKNHKGQVTPLFAFFTMGVFVLWFFGSLGVTYEVLTLIPWSLGWKETVNVMVSRTLFWSFGHTLVNIWYIVATSAWYVAIPKIIGGRLFSDKLARVVVILLVILNIPGGFHHQIIDPGITESIKFLHVFMSVSIAFPSLMTAFAMFAVMERAGRKHGGKGLFGWLKKLPWGDVRFLAPMIAMIAFIPGGAGGLINTSNQINQVIHNTLWVVGHFHITVGVSVVLTFFGICYFLIPFISKRKLTPQMNKLGIIQTIVWTVGMLLMAGSQHMVGLLGDPRRTSYTTYGDHETALSWIPYEYVMGIGATLLLLGIIIQVYAVFNMMFFAPKGETEFPIGESEDDALPTPLWTERWSLWIILMLMVVAMAYVVPIVDFVVNGSPGSPPIKTW; encoded by the coding sequence ATGGCAAAGCCGCTAAAAGATGTTATTCGTGATGATCCGAAGAAGATATTTGGATTAAATACTGCCGATGCCAACATATCCAAGGCCTATTTATCAACAGCATTTATTACATTGCTTATCGGCGGTATTCTCGGTCTGCTTCAAGGTCTGCAGCGGGCCGGGCTTATGGAATTACCAGCGTTTCTAAATTACTATCAGGTTTTAACGGCGCATGGTATTCTATTAATTTTAATTTTTACAGCTGCTTTTACAATCGGCTATCTATATGCAGGGTTTTCGCATACAATTGGCGGACTGCTTCCGAAAGTCCGTAAGATGGCCTGGACAGGATTTGGCCTAATATTAGTCGGGGTTGTACTTGTTGTTGCAACAATTCTGTTCAATGAAGCGTCTGTCTTATACACATTCTACCCGCCAATGGCAGCATCACCTGTATTCTATATTGGACTGGTATTTGTTGTACTGGGAATCTGGTCGAACTGTTTCGGTGTATTCATTAACTATAATCATTGGCGTAAAAACCATAAAGGTCAAGTAACACCATTATTCGCATTCTTTACCATGGGTGTGTTCGTTTTATGGTTTTTCGGAAGTCTTGGTGTAACTTATGAAGTGCTGACGCTAATTCCATGGTCACTCGGTTGGAAAGAAACCGTAAATGTGATGGTAAGCCGGACACTATTCTGGAGTTTTGGCCACACACTCGTAAATATTTGGTATATTGTGGCCACATCAGCATGGTATGTAGCAATCCCAAAAATTATTGGAGGAAGACTGTTCAGTGATAAACTGGCAAGGGTTGTCGTCATTTTACTTGTTATTTTAAATATTCCTGGAGGATTCCACCATCAGATTATTGATCCGGGAATCACAGAATCCATTAAGTTTCTGCACGTGTTTATGAGTGTGTCCATCGCATTCCCATCTCTTATGACAGCATTTGCGATGTTCGCCGTCATGGAACGTGCAGGTCGCAAGCACGGTGGAAAAGGATTATTCGGCTGGCTTAAGAAACTGCCGTGGGGCGATGTACGTTTCCTAGCACCGATGATTGCAATGATCGCCTTTATTCCTGGTGGTGCAGGTGGGTTAATCAATACAAGTAACCAAATAAATCAAGTTATTCACAATACACTCTGGGTTGTCGGACACTTTCACATAACCGTCGGCGTGTCGGTTGTGCTAACGTTCTTTGGTATTTGTTACTTTTTGATTCCGTTCATTTCAAAACGCAAGCTGACACCGCAAATGAACAAATTAGGGATCATTCAAACGATTGTTTGGACAGTCGGAATGTTGCTGATGGCTGGTTCACAACATATGGTTGGTCTTTTGGGTGACCCACGTCGGACATCTTATACAACTTATGGTGACCATGAGACAGCACTGAGCTGGATTCCATACGAATATGTGATGGGAATTGGTGCTACATTGCTTCTTCTGGGCATCATCATCCAAGTATATGCCGTATTCAATATGATGTTCTTTGCACCAAAAGGCGAAACGGAATTCCCAATTGGTGAATCTGAAGATGATGCATTACCAACACCACTCTGGACAGAACGTTGGAGTCTCTGGATTATCCTGATGCTGATGGTTGTTGCTATGGCTTATGTCGTACCAATCGTAGACTTTGTCGTGAACGGATCTCCAGGATCACCGCCAATCAAAACATGGTAA
- a CDS encoding SCO family protein, whose translation MIKNRHNTIAVVVVIVFGFVLFYFGTDGFHAFTAESARTYDILQNKPEFPSVTLEDSKSRTYTFDEFADGRYVFVTFMYTSCTTVCPELEMNMLQVYEQIPEKYIDEDIVFLSISFDPERDDPKTLTKYRGYFDSDGETWRMARINDREELDSLLDELGVVVIPNENGDFTHNSAFYLIGKSGHLQQVMDYTLVDEAAAKVNDILSGQEGDE comes from the coding sequence ATGATCAAAAACCGACATAATACAATCGCAGTGGTGGTTGTCATCGTTTTTGGCTTTGTGTTGTTTTATTTTGGTACTGACGGGTTTCACGCATTTACAGCGGAAAGCGCACGCACCTATGACATCTTGCAAAACAAACCTGAATTTCCATCTGTTACGCTGGAAGACAGTAAGAGCCGTACGTACACGTTTGACGAGTTTGCTGATGGAAGGTATGTGTTTGTTACGTTTATGTACACTAGCTGCACAACTGTTTGTCCGGAACTGGAAATGAACATGTTACAAGTCTACGAACAAATACCGGAAAAATATATTGACGAAGATATTGTTTTTTTAAGCATCAGTTTTGATCCAGAACGAGATGACCCTAAGACATTAACAAAATACCGTGGCTATTTTGACAGTGATGGGGAAACGTGGCGAATGGCCAGAATTAACGATAGGGAAGAACTAGATTCGCTTCTTGATGAATTGGGAGTCGTTGTTATTCCGAATGAAAATGGTGATTTCACCCACAACAGTGCATTTTATTTAATCGGTAAATCAGGTCATCTGCAGCAAGTAATGGACTATACGCTAGTTGACGAAGCTGCCGCCAAAGTGAATGATATACTATCGGGACAGGAGGGCGATGAATAA
- a CDS encoding spore germination protein, which yields MPSMVGPIKINSVGGGVVNFGDSFYLSPKSSSKTSTGSGSQNTGDFICTNNGVSSTNPLDPDISDQNVSANA from the coding sequence ATGCCATCAATGGTAGGACCAATTAAGATAAATAGTGTTGGCGGGGGTGTCGTTAATTTTGGTGATTCTTTTTACCTGTCACCGAAAAGCTCCTCCAAAACAAGCACCGGCTCGGGATCACAGAATACTGGTGATTTTATCTGTACGAATAACGGCGTCAGTTCAACTAACCCACTGGATCCCGATATCAGTGACCAGAATGTTTCTGCCAACGCATAA
- a CDS encoding spore germination protein GerPE — translation MQQRTSSVRNIKLNGLTYSSIFNIGDAVCARTKAKGIAVQKEGAIFSGDDGVRFENYSLFDMEANLPEQQQPVQKTTLQHKETIHVGDINLLGVSQAAIFQVGSIREVTSEARIKHFRRLMDDNTHTNQADS, via the coding sequence ATGCAGCAGCGTACATCTTCCGTTCGAAACATTAAATTAAACGGCTTAACATACAGCAGCATCTTTAATATCGGTGACGCCGTATGTGCCCGTACAAAAGCCAAGGGAATAGCCGTTCAAAAAGAAGGCGCCATTTTCTCTGGTGATGATGGCGTGCGATTTGAAAACTATTCCCTATTTGACATGGAAGCGAATTTACCGGAGCAACAACAACCCGTTCAGAAAACCACACTTCAGCATAAAGAAACCATCCATGTGGGGGACATCAACTTATTAGGTGTCAGTCAAGCTGCTATTTTCCAAGTAGGCAGTATCCGCGAAGTGACCAGTGAGGCACGAATCAAACATTTCCGCCGATTAATGGACGACAATACACACACGAACCAAGCGGATTCATAA
- a CDS encoding spore gernimation protein GerPD, with translation MNMEVHNWELCVDQVDIGTVTASSVFLIGDNERFVLSSFFDTPPEAATIGTIVPLSG, from the coding sequence ATGAATATGGAAGTACACAATTGGGAGCTTTGTGTCGATCAGGTTGACATCGGTACTGTAACAGCATCGTCTGTGTTCCTGATTGGTGATAACGAACGATTTGTGCTCTCGTCTTTCTTTGACACCCCGCCTGAGGCAGCCACCATTGGCACCATTGTTCCTTTATCCGGGTGA
- the gerPC gene encoding spore germination protein GerPC has protein sequence MNNWNDYIYYLHQRIDEQDQFIRSLESRMQVIENDNNQKKEQTVEKVEYNFDQLKIEKLDGTLHIGLSPNDLKDIEDLSVPDSGKSSLKRQLLTELNGYLNNNGEQLIREMAAQYQIAPDTIDPAVLTEDIAKQLPDRIAFYEEEAKRNQRNLHEEETKTYIADQIKQEIRHSLSKYMEGDDNR, from the coding sequence ATGAACAACTGGAATGACTACATCTACTATCTCCATCAGCGGATTGATGAACAAGACCAGTTCATCCGGTCACTCGAATCGAGAATGCAAGTCATCGAAAATGATAACAACCAGAAAAAAGAGCAAACCGTTGAAAAAGTGGAATACAATTTTGACCAACTGAAAATAGAAAAACTTGATGGGACACTGCATATCGGCCTATCCCCGAATGACCTGAAAGACATAGAAGACCTATCCGTTCCTGATTCTGGCAAGTCTTCGCTTAAACGGCAACTGCTGACAGAGCTAAACGGTTATTTGAATAATAATGGCGAACAACTTATCCGGGAAATGGCAGCACAATACCAAATTGCTCCGGATACCATCGATCCGGCCGTTCTTACAGAGGATATTGCTAAACAGTTGCCTGATCGAATTGCCTTTTATGAGGAAGAGGCTAAGCGTAATCAGCGCAACCTTCATGAGGAAGAGACGAAAACGTATATTGCGGATCAGATTAAACAAGAAATTCGCCACTCCTTAAGCAAATATATGGAAGGGGATGATAACAGATGA
- a CDS encoding spore germination protein GerPB, with amino-acid sequence MHLTIHQSISIQFIKVGSISNSSVLQIGSTGSIQSKADIYNTGGYTEPAEPAEPIGESAIIRLQKPET; translated from the coding sequence ATGCATCTCACTATTCACCAATCCATTTCAATTCAATTCATTAAAGTTGGATCGATATCAAATTCATCTGTGCTACAGATTGGCAGCACTGGCAGCATTCAGTCGAAAGCTGATATTTATAATACAGGCGGTTATACTGAGCCCGCTGAGCCGGCCGAACCGATTGGCGAGTCCGCTATCATCCGTTTGCAAAAACCAGAAACGTAA
- a CDS encoding spore germination protein, protein MPAKVGAVKVNNIGNSSIFNIGDVYSMCPESTAKTYAGGGSFNTGDGTYIRLGQSNTYVKDNDKADQNILS, encoded by the coding sequence ATGCCAGCAAAAGTAGGTGCAGTTAAAGTAAACAACATCGGCAATTCCAGCATCTTTAACATCGGTGACGTCTATTCCATGTGTCCGGAAAGCACTGCAAAAACCTATGCTGGCGGTGGGTCTTTTAATACCGGTGACGGGACATACATTAGGCTTGGACAGTCAAACACGTACGTAAAGGATAATGATAAGGCGGATCAAAATATCCTTTCCTAA
- a CDS encoding CBO0543 family protein, whose amino-acid sequence MKFILSSIFLQIIQPLIFLIAVFIWGDWRNWRNYYPTILFIICMDFFSSILMYPHPLWRYEESLLLPNHTLTDYFISLSMYPAVVLIFLANYPQKKMAQIVWILLWIFIFNLNEYISIVSGLGTYHNGWNYAWSVLFNCAIFPTLRLHHSRPLWAWLIGIPIGAFIIMYFDFSIEMMK is encoded by the coding sequence ATGAAATTTATCCTTAGTTCAATTTTTCTCCAAATAATACAACCTTTAATATTTTTAATAGCTGTTTTTATTTGGGGTGATTGGAGAAATTGGAGGAATTATTATCCGACCATTTTATTTATTATTTGCATGGATTTCTTTAGCAGTATTTTAATGTACCCGCATCCTCTTTGGAGGTATGAAGAATCTCTTTTACTTCCAAACCACACATTAACTGACTATTTTATTTCCCTTTCGATGTATCCAGCTGTCGTATTGATTTTTCTTGCAAATTATCCCCAAAAAAAGATGGCACAAATAGTTTGGATTCTTTTATGGATTTTCATTTTTAATTTGAATGAATATATTTCAATTGTATCCGGATTGGGGACTTATCATAACGGCTGGAATTACGCTTGGTCTGTTCTCTTTAACTGTGCTATTTTCCCTACATTACGCCTTCACCACAGCAGACCATTGTGGGCATGGTTGATAGGTATTCCGATTGGGGCATTCATAATCATGTATTTTGATTTTTCAATTGAGATGATGAAGTAA
- a CDS encoding ornithine--oxo-acid transaminase — protein sequence MTETSQQIIDQTQEYGAKNYHPLPVVIAKAEGVWVRDPEGNRYMDMLSSYSALNQGHRHPKIVQALKDQADAVTLTSRAFHNDQLGPWYEKICKLTNKEMALPMNSGAEAVETAFKAARRWAYDVKGVQEDQAEVIVCEGNFHGRTMTAVSLSSEAEYQRGYGPLLPGIKVIPYGDVDALRNAITENTAAFLFEPIQGEAGINIPPEGFLKEAYDVCSANNVLYMADEIQAGLGRTGKMFACDWEDVVPDVLILGKALGGGIMPISCVVANKDILGVFNPGSHGSTFGGNPLACAVSTASLEVLEEEKLADRSLKLGNYMMDELTKINNPKIKEVRGKGLFIGVELTEPARPYCEALKEKGLLCKETHDNVIRFAPPLVIEQEDLDWAIGHIKEVLAG from the coding sequence ATGACTGAAACAAGTCAGCAGATCATTGATCAAACACAGGAATATGGTGCGAAAAACTATCATCCACTCCCTGTTGTCATAGCAAAAGCAGAAGGTGTTTGGGTTCGTGACCCGGAAGGCAACCGCTATATGGACATGCTCAGTTCCTATTCTGCGTTAAACCAGGGACACCGCCATCCGAAAATTGTTCAAGCGCTAAAAGACCAGGCGGACGCCGTTACCCTCACATCCCGAGCCTTTCATAACGATCAACTTGGACCATGGTATGAAAAAATCTGCAAACTAACAAATAAGGAAATGGCACTTCCGATGAACTCCGGTGCTGAAGCGGTTGAAACGGCATTTAAAGCCGCCCGCCGCTGGGCATATGATGTCAAAGGCGTTCAAGAAGACCAGGCAGAAGTCATTGTCTGTGAAGGAAACTTCCATGGCCGGACAATGACAGCCGTCTCCCTTTCATCTGAGGCTGAATACCAGCGCGGATATGGGCCGTTGCTGCCAGGCATCAAAGTTATCCCATATGGTGACGTTGATGCTTTAAGAAATGCCATCACTGAAAACACGGCAGCCTTTCTGTTCGAACCAATACAGGGGGAAGCGGGTATCAACATACCGCCGGAAGGATTTTTGAAAGAAGCGTATGACGTCTGTTCCGCCAACAACGTCCTATATATGGCCGATGAAATTCAGGCTGGACTTGGCCGAACCGGAAAAATGTTCGCCTGCGATTGGGAAGATGTCGTACCAGATGTCCTGATTCTCGGCAAAGCACTCGGCGGTGGTATCATGCCTATTTCCTGCGTTGTTGCTAACAAAGATATTCTTGGCGTTTTTAACCCGGGATCACACGGATCGACATTTGGCGGAAATCCGCTTGCTTGTGCCGTTTCCACCGCATCACTGGAAGTACTCGAGGAAGAGAAACTGGCTGATCGCTCGCTGAAACTAGGCAATTACATGATGGATGAACTGACAAAGATCAATAATCCGAAAATCAAGGAAGTACGGGGCAAAGGCCTATTCATCGGTGTGGAACTCACCGAACCAGCCCGCCCGTACTGTGAAGCACTAAAGGAAAAAGGCCTACTATGCAAAGAAACACACGATAACGTCATCCGATTTGCACCACCGCTCGTTATCGAACAAGAAGATCTTGACTGGGCAATTGGCCATATTAAAGAAGTATTGGCAGGCTAA
- a CDS encoding YisL family protein: MNTHLHVTAWVLAIILFIAVVILNKSGKAKGAKIVQMILRLDYLLILYSGGTLLSYYFNGPQMGEAIFKALAGIWMIFAMEMISLKSGREEATKSWWIQLVIAFILTLILGFGRLGLGLLP; this comes from the coding sequence ATGAATACGCATTTACATGTAACTGCATGGGTTTTGGCAATTATTCTGTTTATTGCTGTCGTTATACTTAATAAGTCAGGCAAAGCAAAAGGTGCCAAAATCGTGCAAATGATTCTTCGGTTGGATTACCTACTAATATTGTATTCCGGGGGCACGCTGCTTAGTTATTATTTTAATGGTCCGCAAATGGGTGAGGCCATTTTCAAAGCACTGGCTGGCATCTGGATGATTTTTGCAATGGAAATGATTAGTCTGAAGTCCGGCAGAGAAGAAGCTACAAAAAGTTGGTGGATTCAACTTGTCATTGCTTTTATTCTTACATTAATCTTAGGGTTTGGCCGACTTGGTCTGGGCTTGTTGCCATAA